From Anopheles coluzzii chromosome 3, AcolN3, whole genome shotgun sequence, the proteins below share one genomic window:
- the LOC120955203 gene encoding pupal cuticle protein 36-like has translation MKVFLLATLVAACSCARLDNNYLPPPGAAAAGGGPGLTAPSPGGGSRPGGASGGPGGSGGFGGPGTAPGSGGFGGGAPSGAGFGGAGPSAGGFGGQAQRPGGVGGGPAAGRPGTPAPAYGPPSSGFGGGAPSSFGGGSGAPSGGFSSGGSGFGGGAPGAAPAGPSQPPIEIISYENMNNGDGTYKYSYETANGIKVQEQGEIKNKGSDNEIPSVQGSYSYTAPDGQVITVTYIADENGFQPQGDHLPTPPPIPAEIQKGLDAIAAAQAAGGSAGGPGGPSGAGGYPGAGKPSQGYPGSVTGSGGYPSGAGGPGATGPAGGRPGQGGYPSGPAGGSAGYPAAGGPAAPGGGAGYPSGGPGAPAAPRPSAPGRPSGNGSFNPQSGYQY, from the exons TTCTTGCTTGCAACGCTGGTAGCGGCTTGCTCGTGTGCCCGCCTGGACAACAATTATCTACCTCCGCCGggagcggctgctgctggtggtggtcccGGGCTGACGGCTCCTTCGCCGGGCGGTGGTTCCCGCCCTGGCGGTGCGTCTGGTGGTCCGGGAGGATCCGGAGGCTTCGGAGGTCCAGGAACGGCACCGGGTAGTGGTGGCTTCGGAGGTGGTGCTCCGTCTGGAGCAGGATTTGGTGGTGCCGGCCCAAGTGCCGGTGGTTTCGGAGGACAAGCGCAGCGACCGGGTGGAGTTG GAGGGGGCCCAGCTGCTGGTCGTCCAGGAACGCCGGCACCTGCTTATGGTCCGCCTTCGAGTGGATTCGGTGGAGGTGCACCATCATCGTTTGGCGGCGGTTCTGGAGCTCCTTCGGGTGGATTCTCGTCGGGAGGCAGTGGATTTGGTGGAGGTGCCCCAGGAGCTGCTCCAGCTGGTCCAAGTCAACCACCGATAGAAATCATTTCCTACGAAAACATGAACAACGGCGATGGAACCTACAAATACAG ctACGAAACGGCCAACGGTATTAAGGTGCAGGAGCAGGGTGAGATCAAGAACAAGGGTTCCGACAATGAGATTCCAAGCGTGCAGGGTTCCTACTCCTATACCGCTCCGGACGGGCAGGTTATCACCGTGACGTACATCGCGGACGAGAATGGATTTCAGCCACAGGGAGATCATCTGCCAACGCCACCGCCGATTCCGGCAGAGATTCAGAAGGGACTTGATGCGATCGCTGCCGCTCAGGCTGCTGGTGGTAGCGCCGGAGGCCCAGGAGGTCCAAGCGGTGCTGGTGGCTATCCTGGTGCTGGCAAGCCATCCCAAGGATATCCCGGCTCGGTGACTGGTTCGGGTGGATATCCTTCCGGAGCTGGCGGTCCAGGAGCCACCGGTCCTGCTGGTGGACGTCCTGGCCAGGGAGGCTACCCGAGTGGACCGGCCGGTGGTTCGGCTGGCTATCCTGCCGCTGGAGGTCCTGCCGCACCCGGAGGTGGCGCTGGATATCCATCGGGTGGTCCGGGAGCTCCCGCAGCCCCGCGTCCCAGCGCACCCGGAAGACCGTCGGGTAATGGGTCCTTTAATCCTCAGTCCGGTTATCAGTATTAA